From Candidatus Vondammii sp. HM_W22, one genomic window encodes:
- a CDS encoding IS256 family transposase — protein MAHAAAKNIKTEDDLKDFHQMLTKITVEAALNAELDDHLGFERHEQSQADNNRNGYASKTNRTEAGQFELDTPRDRAGSFEPKLVKKYQRRFTSMDDKIIFLYAQGMTTREIVTTVKEMYGADVSATLISKVTDAVIEQVIEWPSRPLDAVYPIIYLDCIVVKIRQDKKVINKAIYLALGVNMEGHKELLGLWLSENEGAKFWLNVLTELQNRGVKDILIACVDGLKGFPDAINTAFPETQVQLCIVHMVRNSMKYVPWKDYKAVTADLKKIYKSVTEDEAPLELDNFSNRWDDKYPQLNRSWRSHWHNLNTLFGYPEDIRRAIYTTNAIESMNRVVRKAIKKRKLFPTDDSAMKVVYLAVQQASKKWTMPICN, from the coding sequence CGGTCGAAGCGGCACTGAACGCTGAGTTAGATGATCATCTTGGCTTTGAAAGGCACGAGCAGTCCCAAGCTGACAATAACCGCAACGGCTATGCCAGTAAGACTAACCGAACGGAAGCCGGCCAGTTCGAGCTCGATACACCACGCGACAGAGCTGGGAGTTTCGAACCCAAGCTCGTTAAAAAATACCAGCGTCGATTTACTTCCATGGACGACAAGATTATTTTCTTGTATGCCCAGGGCATGACAACACGAGAAATCGTCACGACCGTTAAAGAAATGTACGGTGCTGATGTCTCCGCCACCTTGATTTCCAAAGTGACCGACGCTGTTATTGAACAAGTGATTGAATGGCCATCTAGGCCACTGGATGCGGTCTATCCCATTATTTACCTGGATTGTATTGTCGTAAAAATCCGGCAAGACAAGAAAGTGATCAATAAGGCAATTTATCTGGCACTGGGCGTGAACATGGAGGGCCACAAGGAATTGTTGGGGCTCTGGCTGTCAGAGAATGAGGGTGCCAAGTTCTGGCTCAATGTACTCACAGAGCTCCAGAATCGCGGCGTGAAGGATATTTTGATTGCCTGTGTCGATGGCCTGAAGGGCTTTCCAGACGCAATCAATACAGCGTTTCCCGAGACTCAGGTCCAGCTCTGTATTGTTCACATGGTGCGCAACTCGATGAAGTATGTGCCCTGGAAAGACTACAAGGCAGTGACGGCAGACCTGAAGAAAATATATAAGTCTGTCACCGAAGATGAAGCACCACTGGAACTTGATAATTTCTCTAACCGATGGGACGACAAATATCCCCAGCTCAACCGTTCGTGGCGTAGCCACTGGCACAATCTTAATACCCTGTTTGGCTACCCTGAGGACATCCGCAGGGCAATCTATACAACCAATGCCATCGAGTCAATGAACAGAGTGGTTCGCAAGGCAATTAAAAAACGGAAGCTATTTCCGACCGACGACTCGGCAATGAAAGTGGTGTACCTGGCGGTGCAGCAAGCATCAAAAAAATGGACCATGCCGATTTGCAATTAG
- the tsaD gene encoding tRNA (adenosine(37)-N6)-threonylcarbamoyltransferase complex transferase subunit TsaD, with protein sequence MRVLGIETSCDETGIAIYDGDKGLLGHLVHSQTDVHAVYGGVVPELASRDHVRKVLPLIIGVLEQTNLSKSDIDGVAYTCGPGLIGALLVGAAIGRTLAWALGVPALGVHHMEGHLLAPMLEEDGPEFPFVALLVSGGHTQLMEVKGVGSYRLLGESLDDAAGEAFDKTAKLLGLPYPGGPELAALAEEGDSTRFRFPRPMTDRPGLDFSFSGLKTFALNTIQQQVSSSSDNRQIKADIARAFEDAVVDTLVIKCCRAVKATGAKTLVLAGGVSANRRLRQRIQEVMQKEGARAYYPRLEFCTDNGAMIAYAGWQRLRTGASEPLKFSATPRWSMEDLPSVG encoded by the coding sequence ATGCGGGTTCTGGGTATTGAGACTTCTTGTGATGAGACCGGAATTGCCATTTACGATGGCGATAAGGGGTTGTTGGGCCATCTGGTCCACAGCCAGACCGATGTGCATGCGGTCTATGGTGGTGTGGTGCCGGAGTTGGCTTCGCGGGATCACGTACGCAAGGTGCTCCCCCTGATTATCGGTGTACTGGAGCAGACGAACCTCAGCAAAAGCGATATCGATGGTGTTGCTTATACCTGTGGTCCAGGTCTGATTGGCGCCCTGTTGGTCGGTGCTGCCATTGGGCGAACCTTGGCCTGGGCGTTGGGTGTTCCGGCATTGGGTGTCCATCATATGGAGGGCCATCTGCTGGCGCCGATGCTGGAGGAGGATGGCCCGGAGTTCCCTTTTGTTGCCCTGCTGGTGTCCGGTGGCCACACGCAATTGATGGAAGTGAAAGGGGTGGGGAGTTACCGGCTGTTGGGTGAGTCACTGGATGATGCCGCTGGAGAGGCTTTTGATAAAACAGCCAAACTCCTCGGACTCCCCTATCCGGGTGGGCCTGAGCTGGCCGCTCTGGCAGAAGAGGGAGACTCCACACGTTTTCGTTTTCCCCGGCCCATGACAGACCGGCCAGGGCTTGATTTTAGCTTCAGCGGTCTCAAGACATTTGCACTCAATACGATTCAGCAACAGGTTTCGTCCTCTTCAGACAACCGGCAGATCAAGGCCGATATCGCCCGTGCTTTTGAAGATGCGGTGGTGGATACGCTGGTGATCAAGTGCTGCAGGGCGGTTAAAGCCACCGGTGCCAAAACACTGGTGTTGGCAGGTGGAGTGAGTGCTAACCGGCGTCTACGTCAACGTATTCAGGAGGTAATGCAGAAAGAGGGTGCCCGTGCCTACTACCCCCGTCTGGAATTTTGCACGGATAATGGCGCCATGATCGCTTATGCCGGCTGGCAGCGTCTGCGCACCGGCGCATCCGAACCCCTTAAATTCAGTGCTACGCCCCGATGGTCTATGGAGGATCTTCCGTCTGTCGGGTAA
- the rpsU gene encoding 30S ribosomal protein S21, with the protein MPNVRVKENEPFEVALRRFKRGCEKAGVLAEVRRREFYEKPTTERKRKSAAAVKRHLKKLSRENRRWERQY; encoded by the coding sequence ATGCCTAACGTACGTGTCAAAGAAAACGAGCCCTTCGAAGTTGCACTGCGGCGCTTTAAACGCGGCTGTGAGAAAGCCGGTGTACTGGCCGAAGTGCGTCGCCGTGAGTTTTACGAAAAGCCGACCACAGAGCGCAAGCGTAAATCTGCTGCCGCTGTAAAACGTCACCTGAAGAAACTCTCCCGCGAGAACCGTCGCTGGGAACGCCAGTACTGA
- a CDS encoding GatB/YqeY domain-containing protein, with the protein MLTQRIRDDMKAAMKGGEKRRLGIIRLILAAIKQREVDERVEMDDQQTLLILDKMVKQRRDSIEQFEKADRNDLAEQEAYEIEVLKDYLPEALSDDEITALIAEAITASGAESIRDIGKVMGQLKPKMQGRADMGAVSAQVKQQLNG; encoded by the coding sequence ATGCTGACGCAGCGCATACGGGATGACATGAAGGCCGCAATGAAGGGAGGCGAGAAACGCCGTCTCGGCATTATCCGCCTGATCCTGGCCGCAATCAAACAGCGTGAAGTGGACGAACGAGTCGAAATGGATGACCAGCAGACGCTGCTTATCCTGGATAAGATGGTAAAGCAGCGACGCGACTCCATCGAACAGTTCGAGAAAGCAGACCGGAACGATCTGGCCGAGCAGGAAGCTTACGAGATCGAAGTTCTGAAAGATTATCTGCCCGAAGCGCTCAGTGACGATGAGATCACCGCACTGATCGCCGAAGCCATTACCGCATCCGGCGCAGAGTCCATCCGCGACATAGGTAAGGTGATGGGGCAACTCAAACCCAAAATGCAGGGACGTGCAGACATGGGGGCCGTCAGCGCCCAAGTCAAACAGCAGCTCAACGGCTGA